One genomic region from Arthrobacter sp. YN encodes:
- the rimI gene encoding ribosomal protein S18-alanine N-acetyltransferase, whose protein sequence is MKLSPKLELAGVSLRDMTEADIPAVETLERRLFPVDAWPLQMFFDELAQPETRRYVVAEVAGEIVAYAGLMCIEPIADVQTIAVVPEFEGKGIGSAVLTELIDEARRRRAADVLLEVRADNPRAQQLYVRFGFEQIHVRPRYYRDGTDALIMRLELNKPHEGDTA, encoded by the coding sequence GTGAAATTGTCACCCAAGCTTGAGCTCGCAGGGGTTTCCCTGCGCGACATGACGGAAGCCGATATCCCGGCAGTGGAGACCCTGGAGCGCCGGTTGTTCCCCGTGGACGCCTGGCCGTTGCAGATGTTCTTCGATGAGTTGGCACAGCCCGAAACCCGCCGTTATGTGGTGGCTGAGGTGGCCGGGGAGATCGTGGCTTATGCAGGGTTGATGTGCATCGAGCCGATCGCGGACGTCCAGACGATCGCCGTCGTGCCTGAGTTTGAAGGCAAGGGCATCGGCTCCGCCGTCTTGACCGAACTCATCGACGAAGCGCGGCGGCGCCGGGCGGCGGACGTCCTTCTGGAGGTCCGGGCAGACAACCCCCGGGCCCAGCAACTCTATGTGCGGTTCGGCTTCGAGCAGATCCACGTCCGACCCCGCTATTACCGGGACGGCACGGATGCACTGATCATGCGGCTTGAACTGAACAAACCCCACGAAGGAGACACAGCGTGA